A genomic window from Dama dama isolate Ldn47 chromosome 6, ASM3311817v1, whole genome shotgun sequence includes:
- the LOC133058566 gene encoding large ribosomal subunit protein eL43 has translation MAKRTKKVGIVGKYGTRYGASLRKMVKKIEISQHAKYTCSFCGKTKMKRRAVGIWHCGSCMKTVAGGAWTYNTTSAVTVKSAIRRLKELKDQ, from the coding sequence ATGGCGAAACGCACCAAGAAGGTCGGAATCGTGGGCAAATACGGGACCCGTTATGGTGCCTCCCTCAGGAAAATggtgaagaaaattgaaatcagccAGCACGCCAAGTATACCTGCTCTTTCTGTGGCAAAACCAAGATGAAGAGAAGAGCTGTGGGCATTTGGCACTGTGGTTCCTGCATGAAAACAGTAGCTGGTGGTGCCTGGACCTACAACACCACTTCTGCTGTCACAGTAAAGTCTGCCATCAGAAGACTGAAGGAATTGAAGGACCAGTAG